A genomic window from Flavobacterium phycosphaerae includes:
- a CDS encoding helix-turn-helix domain-containing protein has translation MEKKQNKIEFQIEFGKQIEKLRTEQKLSYRQLAQRCDVDFSNISKIEKGEINIQLSTVLELAKGLSITLKELFDFKYEIDNE, from the coding sequence ATGGAGAAGAAGCAAAATAAAATAGAGTTTCAGATAGAGTTTGGAAAGCAAATAGAGAAACTAAGGACTGAACAAAAGTTGAGCTACAGACAATTAGCTCAGAGATGCGATGTAGATTTTAGTAACATTAGTAAGATTGAAAAGGGAGAAATTAACATTCAACTTTCAACGGTTCTCGAACTTGCTAAGGGTTTATCAATAACTCTGAAGGAACTATTTGATTTTAAATATGAAATTGATAACGAATAA
- a CDS encoding SusC/RagA family TonB-linked outer membrane protein: protein MTKKTETLRPFDCVQGDNASTQQNIKGVVTDSNGVLSGVTVTVKGKLISTITDSKGQFSIAAEQDDVLVFSYIGYKEVAVTVSVNSIVNVTMQEDATTLKEVTVNAGYYKVKDKERTGSITKITSKDISTQPVANVLAAMQGRMAGVDVVQTTGVPGGGFDIRIRGLNSLRSGVNAPLYVIDGVPFSSDAIGDSQTSSTLPTATSPLNSINPSDIESIEILKDADATAIYGSRGANGVVLITTKKGKAGKTQFTASASTGTGQITKKLDLLNTSQYLAIRQQAFANDGITTYPYNAYDVNGTWDVNRYTDWQKELTGGTAVIKTLQASVLGGSAQTHFLVSGNTYTQSTVFPGDFTYKKGAVHVSLDHESEDKRFKVVFSGGYDVQHNDQPAADLTRISRNLAPNAPALYDANGNLNWENSTWENPLAALRSESLAKTNSLVANSTFSYQLPYGFMAKTSLGFTDLRHHESRTDPSTIYDPVYEAGAEYSSIFLTTSSRQSWIVEPQLQWQRTVGKGKVTALVGGTFQNQESNSMLQYGSGFTSNSLLYNLASASFSKIFYDDLTEYRYQAFFGRVNFSWQDKYILNLTGRRDGSSRFGPGKQFANFGALGAAWLFSDYNPVKETMPFLSFGKLRASYGITGNDQIGDYQFLNTYQSSGTVYDGTVGLSPIRLYNPNFSWETNRKLEAALELGFLKDRIFTTVSWYRNRSSNQLIGMPLPATTGFTSMQSNLAATVENSGLELTIRTVNVQKDSFGWTTNFNLTVPKNKLIAFPGLASSTYSNQYVIGESINIKKLYHFTGVNPQTGVYEFEDVNGDGQLTIADAQTVRDFSPTYYGGLQNQLRYKHFQLDFLFQFVKQLNWNAATQYSAPGAFGNQPASVVGGWQQAGDIATHQIYTTGLNSDAVNAYGRYATSDAAVSDASYIRLKNVALSYVVPSYVKGLQCKLTLQGQNLLLITPYKDGDPEFRSFNYLPPLRIVSLGAEFKF from the coding sequence ATGACAAAAAAGACCGAGACCCTTAGACCCTTCGACTGCGTTCAGGGTGACAATGCTTCTACACAACAAAATATTAAAGGAGTCGTGACAGATTCCAATGGTGTACTTTCGGGCGTAACCGTTACCGTAAAAGGGAAACTCATCAGCACTATAACAGATAGCAAAGGGCAGTTTAGTATAGCAGCTGAACAGGACGATGTACTTGTTTTTAGTTATATCGGCTATAAAGAAGTCGCAGTCACAGTCTCAGTGAACAGTATTGTTAATGTAACGATGCAGGAGGATGCTACTACCTTGAAAGAGGTAACGGTTAATGCCGGATACTACAAAGTAAAGGATAAGGAACGCACTGGGAGTATTACTAAAATAACATCAAAGGATATTTCAACACAGCCTGTGGCTAATGTGCTTGCTGCGATGCAAGGGCGTATGGCAGGCGTTGATGTTGTGCAAACCACAGGAGTGCCTGGTGGTGGCTTTGATATCAGAATACGAGGGTTGAATAGTTTGCGTAGTGGCGTCAATGCGCCGTTGTATGTTATAGATGGTGTGCCGTTTTCCTCGGATGCTATTGGAGATTCGCAAACCTCATCGACTTTGCCTACTGCTACGAGTCCGTTGAACTCCATCAACCCCAGTGATATTGAAAGCATCGAGATTTTGAAAGATGCGGATGCTACCGCTATATATGGTTCTCGTGGTGCTAATGGAGTGGTGCTCATTACTACCAAAAAGGGTAAGGCAGGAAAAACACAGTTTACTGCCAGTGCCAGTACCGGAACCGGGCAAATTACTAAAAAGCTAGACTTACTTAATACCTCACAATACCTTGCGATACGCCAACAGGCGTTTGCCAACGATGGCATTACTACGTATCCTTATAATGCTTATGATGTTAATGGTACTTGGGATGTGAACCGCTATACCGATTGGCAAAAGGAACTCACTGGTGGCACTGCTGTGATTAAGACATTGCAAGCCAGTGTATTGGGCGGTTCTGCACAGACGCATTTTTTAGTTAGTGGGAATACGTATACCCAAAGCACAGTATTTCCGGGAGACTTTACTTATAAAAAAGGAGCGGTGCATGTGAGTTTGGACCATGAGAGTGAAGACAAACGGTTTAAAGTGGTCTTCTCGGGTGGTTATGATGTGCAACACAACGACCAACCAGCGGCTGACCTTACGCGGATTTCGAGAAATCTTGCCCCGAATGCACCTGCGCTATATGATGCTAATGGAAATTTGAATTGGGAGAACAGTACTTGGGAAAATCCTTTGGCGGCTTTGCGTTCGGAATCGTTAGCGAAAACGAATAGTTTGGTAGCTAACAGTACGTTTTCGTATCAGTTGCCTTATGGGTTTATGGCGAAGACCAGTTTGGGTTTTACCGATTTGAGGCATCATGAGAGCAGAACCGATCCTTCGACCATTTATGACCCTGTTTATGAAGCAGGAGCGGAATATTCGTCTATCTTTTTGACTACTTCCAGCCGACAATCGTGGATTGTAGAACCCCAATTGCAATGGCAACGCACGGTTGGTAAAGGTAAAGTGACTGCCTTGGTTGGTGGGACTTTTCAAAATCAGGAAAGTAACAGTATGTTGCAATATGGGTCGGGCTTTACCAGTAATAGTTTGCTGTACAATCTGGCGTCTGCCAGTTTTAGTAAAATCTTTTATGATGATTTGACCGAATACCGCTATCAAGCCTTTTTTGGAAGGGTGAACTTTTCGTGGCAGGATAAATACATTTTGAACTTGACCGGTCGCCGTGATGGGTCGAGCCGCTTTGGACCTGGTAAGCAGTTTGCGAATTTTGGTGCTTTGGGGGCTGCGTGGTTGTTCTCTGACTACAACCCGGTTAAAGAAACTATGCCTTTTTTAAGTTTTGGAAAATTGAGAGCCAGTTATGGGATTACGGGTAATGACCAAATTGGCGACTATCAGTTTTTAAACACTTACCAATCGAGCGGTACGGTGTATGACGGTACGGTAGGATTGAGCCCGATACGGTTGTATAATCCTAATTTTAGTTGGGAGACCAACAGAAAGTTGGAAGCGGCATTGGAGCTTGGTTTTTTGAAAGACCGCATTTTTACTACGGTGAGTTGGTATAGAAACCGTTCTTCGAACCAGTTGATTGGTATGCCATTACCTGCGACTACGGGTTTTACTTCAATGCAATCGAACTTGGCTGCTACGGTGGAGAATTCCGGATTGGAGCTAACCATACGCACTGTGAATGTGCAAAAGGATTCGTTTGGGTGGACTACGAATTTTAATCTTACCGTGCCTAAAAATAAGTTGATTGCTTTTCCCGGACTTGCCAGTAGTACCTACAGCAATCAATATGTGATTGGAGAATCTATTAATATTAAAAAACTGTATCACTTTACCGGTGTGAATCCGCAAACGGGTGTTTATGAGTTTGAAGATGTGAATGGAGACGGTCAATTGACCATTGCCGATGCCCAAACGGTTAGGGATTTTAGCCCGACTTATTATGGTGGACTGCAAAACCAGTTGCGGTATAAGCACTTTCAATTGGACTTTTTGTTTCAGTTTGTGAAGCAATTGAACTGGAATGCGGCTACGCAGTATTCGGCTCCCGGTGCTTTTGGGAATCAACCCGCTTCTGTTGTGGGCGGTTGGCAGCAAGCAGGTGATATCGCTACCCATCAAATTTATACCACCGGATTGAATAGTGATGCCGTGAATGCTTATGGACGTTATGCCACCAGTGATGCTGCTGTGAGTGATGCCTCATACATACGATTGAAAAATGTAGCCCTTTCGTATGTAGTACCCAGCTATGTGAAAGGATTGCAATGTAAGTTGACTTTGCAGGGTCAAAACCTACTACTTATTACACCGTATAAAGACGGTGATCCCGAGTTTAGAAGCTTTAATTATCTGCCTCCTTTACGCATTGTTAGTTTAGGAGCCGAGTTTAAATTTTAA
- a CDS encoding TIGR02391 family protein: MKIFEPLEAGVIEGISKTLGETNKGLSGTEIEKFLAEARIADCDPIITKWKRLYNAFVNYQNKNKNSNNILTFINKSMSPARFVGKNEQFEDIRFELNKYLSFSGLKLKENGKFTSTDSTSTISEAEQKANRFKSKLQQRNTHEKIYEYCKAELLAENYFHSVFEAVKSIAETIRQKTGLNHDGSELIELAFSIKNPLITINKLSNETEESEHKGFANLIKGVFGMFRNTAAHAPKITWEINETDALDIMSTVSLIHRKLE; this comes from the coding sequence ATGAAAATATTTGAACCATTAGAAGCAGGTGTAATTGAAGGAATAAGTAAAACTTTAGGAGAGACCAACAAAGGACTATCAGGAACTGAAATTGAAAAGTTTCTGGCAGAAGCTCGGATTGCCGATTGTGACCCCATAATAACAAAATGGAAAAGATTATACAATGCATTTGTCAACTATCAAAATAAGAATAAAAATTCTAATAATATCTTAACTTTCATTAATAAATCAATGAGTCCTGCAAGGTTTGTTGGAAAAAATGAACAGTTTGAGGACATTAGATTTGAACTGAACAAATATTTATCGTTCTCAGGTTTAAAACTCAAAGAAAACGGCAAATTTACTTCAACAGACTCAACCTCAACAATCTCAGAGGCAGAACAAAAAGCTAATAGATTTAAGAGTAAGCTGCAACAAAGAAATACTCATGAAAAAATATATGAATATTGTAAAGCAGAATTATTAGCAGAAAATTATTTCCATTCAGTCTTTGAGGCAGTTAAAAGCATTGCAGAAACTATTAGGCAAAAAACTGGTTTAAATCATGATGGGAGTGAATTAATTGAACTAGCATTTTCAATAAAGAATCCTCTAATAACGATTAACAAACTCTCAAACGAAACAGAAGAAAGTGAGCACAAAGGTTTTGCTAATCTGATAAAAGGTGTTTTTGGGATGTTTAGAAATACTGCTGCCCATGCTCCAAAAATTACCTGGGAAATAAATGAAACTGATGCTTTAGATATAATGTCAACAGTTTCATTAATCCATCGGAAACTTGAATAA
- a CDS encoding ATP-binding protein, giving the protein MDSNNFKIINVSSTSLSIEIIDPTQFDNQFNLGSYIKVPYKNNDSKFVVGIIENYRIKDKDNGDEETESTPPSFVLEVKLTGTLDTEGDTLKFERGGHGIPLPPNNGITLLSNEELTGIFTTRITENERFFFSQLTTSNLKVPVNGNKFFNKHFAIVGSTGSGKSHTVAKVIQEAIKQKNSEYSGLNNSHIVVFDIHGEYEQAFPNAQILNAANLSLPYWMLNGDELEQLFLDTGDRNNYNQSSVLRKIITDNKKRHNPDAEKVHFDSPLKFDIQEVYNCLFNIQTETVNAKANDRYMIVGESTGYNALDSTNAEHGVQLDSKERIEKYFKSKLEFFPNKAQSVSNGTYADGTLDKFVERLENKLQNSRLQFLFGNQSRDISFEETVKQFIGFKTGMEGNITIINLGGIPFEVLSITVSLISRILFDFAFFLNKILKAGDKTETPLLLLYEEAHIYVPKSDLLKYKSSKLAIERIAKEGRKYGVTLGIVSQRPSEISETIFSQCNNFIAMRLTNPEDQNFVKRLLPDTLGNLTETLPTLQSGEALLIGESIVLPSLVKIDRCDPEPKSSDIEYFEIWKEQWKNVNFENILNEWKK; this is encoded by the coding sequence ATGGACTCAAATAATTTTAAAATCATTAACGTTTCTTCGACTTCACTAAGTATTGAAATCATTGATCCAACCCAATTTGACAACCAGTTCAATCTAGGGAGTTACATTAAGGTTCCGTATAAAAACAACGATAGTAAGTTCGTAGTGGGAATAATAGAAAATTACCGTATCAAGGATAAGGATAATGGTGATGAAGAAACCGAATCAACGCCTCCATCATTTGTCCTTGAAGTTAAACTAACAGGCACATTAGATACAGAAGGTGACACTTTGAAATTTGAACGCGGTGGGCATGGTATTCCTTTACCACCAAATAACGGTATTACATTACTTTCGAATGAAGAACTAACAGGTATTTTCACTACAAGAATAACTGAAAATGAGCGTTTCTTTTTCTCACAACTGACTACATCTAATTTAAAAGTTCCCGTTAATGGCAATAAATTCTTTAACAAGCATTTTGCTATTGTTGGCTCAACTGGTTCAGGAAAATCTCATACTGTTGCAAAAGTTATCCAAGAAGCTATTAAACAGAAAAACAGCGAGTACTCTGGTTTAAATAACTCACACATAGTAGTTTTTGATATTCATGGTGAATATGAACAAGCCTTTCCAAATGCACAAATTCTTAATGCGGCCAATCTTTCATTACCTTATTGGATGTTAAATGGTGATGAACTAGAGCAACTCTTCCTTGATACGGGAGACAGAAACAATTATAATCAATCATCTGTGTTAAGAAAAATTATCACAGATAACAAAAAAAGGCATAATCCTGATGCCGAAAAGGTTCATTTTGATTCACCATTGAAATTTGATATTCAAGAAGTATACAACTGTCTATTCAATATCCAAACTGAAACAGTTAATGCAAAGGCGAATGACCGTTATATGATAGTCGGTGAATCTACTGGATATAATGCCTTAGATTCAACTAATGCGGAACATGGAGTTCAACTTGATTCAAAGGAGAGAATCGAAAAATACTTTAAATCAAAACTTGAATTTTTTCCAAATAAAGCGCAAAGTGTTTCGAATGGAACTTATGCTGATGGAACTCTAGATAAATTTGTTGAGCGCTTGGAAAATAAACTTCAAAATTCTCGTTTGCAATTTTTATTTGGCAACCAATCAAGAGATATTTCTTTTGAGGAAACTGTAAAACAATTTATTGGTTTTAAAACTGGAATGGAAGGTAATATTACAATTATAAACTTAGGAGGAATACCGTTTGAAGTACTAAGTATAACAGTGTCCCTAATCTCAAGAATATTGTTTGATTTTGCATTTTTCTTAAACAAGATTTTGAAAGCTGGCGACAAGACAGAAACGCCTTTATTATTGCTTTATGAAGAAGCTCATATTTATGTTCCTAAAAGCGATTTATTGAAATATAAATCTTCAAAACTTGCCATAGAAAGAATTGCCAAAGAAGGCAGAAAATATGGTGTAACTTTAGGAATTGTTAGTCAAAGACCTTCTGAAATATCAGAAACAATATTTTCGCAATGTAATAATTTTATTGCGATGAGATTAACAAACCCAGAAGACCAAAATTTCGTGAAAAGATTATTGCCTGATACTTTGGGGAACTTAACTGAAACTTTACCAACACTTCAATCAGGAGAGGCCTTACTAATTGGAGAATCAATAGTTCTTCCTTCACTAGTAAAAATTGACAGATGTGATCCTGAACCAAAATCATCAGATATAGAATACTTTGAGATATGGAAAGAACAATGGAAAAATGTAAATTTTGAAAATATTCTAAATGAGTGGAAAAAATAA
- a CDS encoding nSTAND3 domain-containing NTPase — MNYDLSKLNAREFESLGASIIENILKTNVEKFKSGRDGGVDGRFWIGSNKEGIIQCKHYFETPYRKLVSDLQSVEVAKVRKLNAGRYIFITSKKLSRVNKQEIKKIFKPYILKEDDILSGDDIQSFLAKKENLHIVEQHFKLWMTSTFVLDLIANNAITGRSKSTLEDIKDRALKYVVTDNHLKGIILLEAQNVVILTGDPGIGKTTLADTLALQYIAKGYEFCEIEENISEAENINRESEKKKILFYCDDFLGSNLYDAINNKRDSHIVKFINRIAKDKTKKFILTSRTNILNKAHSLSHVFQNGKIRDNEFLLKVENLTKIDKAKILYNHIYYSNLSKEHIDEIYAGRKYKIIISHRNYNPRLIEFITDSVRIGKILPADYWDYIYQSLENPTAIWSGYFQNQTDDCVRTLVFLTVYNNGKISEEHLRESYNKFLKLHPVNLGDHTDKSFEAVRKLALKSLLNRNQIQESKYEYSLFNPSIADYILNSYAKEYELIANVFKSLNTTESIKYFHSQTISKKISAANSKKIHALLFDYFFENKMLEQDWDFLILLSYIDFSNDKFIERIEIFLKTLVTTDYTTGNNLWELLMLLQEFEPKINISSYNFLYGFIEDLDSEDDLQRLLNFIDENNIDDEYILSKVNSSIEQILIDMVYNNDLDIDHSKHLKHNYYPDGDIDLEIDIEGLTSEVRSVFDSYLSNFNETGLLKIGFDVSIALSNAPIEDLVQNYLENLGYYDDEYRPGHNGSSSTDDDIDAIFER, encoded by the coding sequence ATGAATTATGACTTATCAAAATTAAATGCCCGTGAATTTGAATCTTTGGGAGCCTCCATTATCGAAAATATTTTAAAGACAAATGTTGAAAAATTTAAATCCGGTAGAGATGGCGGGGTTGATGGAAGATTTTGGATTGGCAGTAACAAAGAAGGAATAATTCAATGCAAGCATTACTTTGAAACACCTTATCGTAAATTGGTTAGTGACTTGCAGTCCGTTGAAGTTGCCAAAGTTAGAAAGCTTAATGCCGGCAGGTATATATTTATTACTTCAAAAAAACTATCCCGAGTAAACAAGCAAGAAATCAAGAAAATATTTAAGCCATATATTCTTAAAGAAGATGACATCTTGAGTGGTGACGATATTCAATCCTTTTTGGCTAAGAAAGAAAATCTACATATTGTGGAGCAACACTTTAAACTATGGATGACCAGCACATTTGTCTTAGATTTAATTGCCAATAACGCAATTACAGGTCGGAGTAAAAGTACTTTGGAGGATATAAAAGACAGAGCTTTAAAATATGTAGTAACAGACAATCACTTAAAAGGAATTATACTTCTAGAAGCACAAAACGTAGTAATACTTACTGGTGATCCTGGAATTGGTAAGACAACTTTAGCAGACACATTGGCTCTTCAATATATTGCAAAAGGTTATGAGTTTTGTGAAATCGAGGAGAACATTAGTGAGGCAGAAAATATCAATAGAGAAAGTGAGAAAAAAAAGATTCTATTTTACTGCGATGACTTTCTTGGCAGTAATTTATACGACGCAATCAACAATAAACGAGATTCTCATATTGTTAAATTCATAAACAGAATAGCAAAAGATAAGACAAAAAAATTCATTCTTACTTCAAGAACAAATATTTTAAATAAAGCTCATAGTCTAAGTCATGTATTTCAAAACGGTAAAATTAGGGATAATGAATTTTTACTGAAAGTTGAAAATCTTACCAAAATAGATAAAGCCAAAATATTATATAACCACATTTACTACTCAAATCTAAGCAAGGAACATATTGATGAAATATATGCAGGTAGAAAATATAAAATAATAATTTCTCACCGTAATTATAATCCAAGGTTAATAGAATTCATAACAGATAGCGTCAGAATTGGTAAAATACTGCCCGCTGATTATTGGGATTATATTTATCAAAGTCTTGAGAACCCTACAGCTATATGGTCTGGTTATTTCCAAAATCAAACAGACGACTGTGTGAGAACATTGGTATTTTTAACTGTTTATAACAATGGTAAAATTTCTGAAGAGCATCTAAGAGAATCGTATAATAAGTTTTTGAAATTACATCCTGTAAATCTCGGTGACCACACTGATAAAAGTTTCGAGGCTGTTAGAAAATTAGCGTTAAAGTCATTGCTGAATAGAAACCAAATTCAGGAATCGAAATATGAATATTCATTATTTAATCCATCAATCGCTGATTATATTTTGAATTCGTATGCCAAAGAATACGAGCTAATTGCAAACGTTTTTAAATCTTTAAATACAACAGAATCAATCAAATATTTTCATTCGCAAACTATTTCCAAAAAAATTAGCGCAGCTAATTCTAAAAAAATCCATGCTTTATTATTTGACTATTTTTTCGAAAACAAAATGTTAGAGCAAGATTGGGATTTTCTCATTCTGTTGTCATACATTGACTTTTCTAACGATAAATTCATTGAAAGAATTGAAATATTTCTTAAAACATTAGTAACTACAGACTATACAACCGGAAATAATCTTTGGGAACTATTGATGTTATTGCAAGAATTTGAACCTAAAATAAATATTAGTAGCTACAATTTTTTATATGGTTTTATTGAAGACTTAGATAGTGAAGACGACTTACAAAGGTTACTGAATTTTATTGATGAAAATAATATTGATGACGAATATATTCTCTCAAAAGTGAACAGTTCGATTGAACAAATTTTAATTGATATGGTCTACAATAATGATTTGGATATTGATCATAGCAAACATCTGAAACATAATTACTATCCAGACGGAGATATCGATTTAGAAATTGATATTGAAGGTCTTACGTCAGAAGTTAGAAGTGTTTTTGATTCGTATTTGAGTAATTTTAATGAAACAGGATTACTAAAAATTGGTTTTGATGTATCTATTGCACTATCAAATGCACCGATAGAAGACTTGGTACAAAATTATTTAGAAAACCTAGGATACTATGATGATGAATATCGACCAGGTCATAATGGTTCTTCCAGCACCGATGACGACATTGATGCAATTTTTGAACGGTAA
- a CDS encoding DUF6520 family protein, with translation MKNGKMFLSVILFTAAVASAFTTTASKNAKAVSSVPGYIKQGPTCVFKNNCDNVNTGVLCTETQTGGAQIFGMTDATHCAVQLWRLN, from the coding sequence ATGAAAAATGGAAAAATGTTCCTGTCTGTAATCCTTTTTACAGCAGCAGTAGCCAGTGCTTTCACTACCACAGCATCAAAAAATGCTAAAGCTGTAAGCTCAGTGCCGGGCTACATCAAACAAGGTCCTACTTGTGTGTTTAAAAACAATTGTGACAACGTGAACACAGGAGTTTTGTGTACAGAAACCCAAACGGGAGGTGCGCAAATCTTTGGGATGACCGATGCCACACATTGTGCGGTTCAGTTGTGGAGACTTAACTAA
- a CDS encoding RagB/SusD family nutrient uptake outer membrane protein, translated as MKNKLKTISFFWPVAVWGVLLCLATSCDNFVGVEQPNSQLTGTAVFENNTTATAAMKDIYAKMRDNGLLTGKSVGLSNLLGQYTDELVCYQTGVTTAEPFYNNSVTATNGYVQQLWNSTYNQIYATNAVIEGVTASTGMTTAQKNQLIGEALFVRALLHSYLAGVYGGCPYITTTDYVQNSTVHRLTTVAVYNECIADLEESATLLPESYISYERIRPNQYAARALLARLYLYTGQWAQASNEASAVLNQTAMYVWEPDLDKVFLKECTSTIWQFSASGGYANAQEGALFVFNAGPPPTVALSQYLYNSFATNDQRRNHWIRSITDGTTTWYQPYKYQQDNSSTTTTSYSVMLRLAEQYLIRAEARAQQGDLIGAKQDLDFVRNNAGLGGTTATTSTAIITAVMEERRFEFFTELGMRFFDLQRTGALDATLTPVKPGWNTTDGLWPVPQSELLINPNLAPQNAGY; from the coding sequence ATGAAAAATAAACTAAAAACTATATCATTTTTTTGGCCAGTGGCTGTTTGGGGCGTATTACTGTGCCTTGCTACTTCGTGTGATAATTTTGTAGGTGTGGAGCAACCTAATTCGCAACTGACGGGTACGGCTGTATTTGAAAACAATACTACTGCAACTGCTGCCATGAAGGACATTTATGCTAAGATGCGCGACAATGGGTTACTGACCGGTAAGTCGGTTGGGTTATCGAACTTACTAGGGCAATATACTGATGAATTGGTGTGCTATCAGACAGGTGTTACTACGGCAGAACCCTTTTATAACAATAGTGTGACGGCTACTAATGGTTATGTGCAACAGTTGTGGAACAGTACCTATAATCAGATTTATGCGACTAATGCCGTGATTGAAGGTGTTACTGCTTCGACAGGTATGACTACTGCACAAAAAAATCAACTTATTGGGGAAGCGCTTTTTGTTAGGGCGTTGCTGCATTCCTATTTGGCAGGTGTTTATGGTGGTTGCCCTTATATTACCACAACCGATTATGTGCAAAACAGTACTGTGCATCGATTGACTACCGTGGCAGTTTATAATGAGTGCATTGCTGATTTGGAGGAATCTGCTACGTTGTTGCCAGAGAGCTATATTAGTTATGAAAGAATAAGACCCAACCAATATGCTGCTAGAGCGTTGCTTGCCCGATTGTATTTGTATACAGGGCAATGGGCACAAGCCAGTAATGAAGCTTCGGCGGTGTTGAACCAAACGGCAATGTATGTGTGGGAACCGGATTTAGACAAGGTATTTCTAAAAGAATGCACGAGTACTATTTGGCAATTTTCAGCCAGTGGTGGCTATGCTAATGCGCAGGAAGGTGCTTTGTTTGTTTTTAATGCAGGTCCTCCACCTACGGTAGCATTGAGTCAGTATTTATACAATTCGTTTGCCACAAATGACCAACGTAGAAATCATTGGATTAGAAGTATTACCGATGGCACGACTACTTGGTACCAACCTTATAAATACCAACAGGATAACAGTTCGACAACGACTACTTCGTATTCGGTTATGTTGCGACTGGCAGAGCAGTATTTGATTAGAGCGGAAGCCCGAGCGCAACAAGGTGATTTGATAGGTGCCAAGCAAGATTTGGATTTTGTACGCAACAATGCCGGACTTGGTGGTACTACTGCTACGACTAGTACCGCAATTATTACTGCGGTTATGGAAGAGCGCAGGTTTGAGTTTTTTACCGAATTGGGCATGCGCTTTTTTGATTTGCAACGAACAGGAGCTTTGGATGCAACCTTAACTCCTGTTAAACCGGGATGGAATACTACAGATGGTCTTTGGCCGGTGCCTCAATCGGAATTATTGATTAACCCAAATCTTGCTCCGCAGAATGCAGGCTATTAG
- a CDS encoding alpha/beta hydrolase family protein, with protein sequence MVVYIYERLSQEVHRYVNPTLHNNIGINTSNLTAHGYLVLHPDISYTMDDVGISATDCVVSATKAVIAMGIVQPDKIGLTGHSFGGYEVNFIATQTDIFATIVSGAGSSDLVNTYLSIGWNTGKVETWRFEDHQYRMPLPLFSNMEGFLRNSPVMQAQNITTPMLIWTGEEDRQVDYHQTIEFYNALRRLGKKTIMLVYPNNGHILTESDSREDFTHRYESWLATYLKDASPPEWIAKGMR encoded by the coding sequence ATGGTCGTTTATATTTATGAGCGGTTGAGTCAGGAGGTTCATCGATATGTTAACCCAACACTGCACAACAACATTGGTATTAATACCAGTAATTTGACTGCTCATGGCTATTTGGTTTTGCATCCCGATATATCGTATACTATGGACGATGTTGGTATTTCGGCAACGGATTGTGTGGTTAGTGCCACTAAAGCTGTGATAGCTATGGGTATAGTACAACCTGATAAAATAGGGTTAACAGGTCATTCGTTTGGAGGCTATGAAGTTAATTTTATCGCTACGCAAACGGACATTTTCGCTACCATTGTTTCGGGTGCAGGCTCTTCGGATTTGGTTAACACTTATCTTTCGATTGGGTGGAATACCGGTAAAGTTGAAACTTGGCGATTTGAAGATCATCAGTATCGCATGCCACTGCCTCTGTTTTCTAATATGGAGGGATTCTTGAGGAATTCTCCGGTTATGCAGGCTCAAAACATCACTACCCCTATGCTAATTTGGACGGGTGAAGAGGACCGGCAAGTGGATTATCATCAAACTATAGAATTTTACAATGCTCTACGACGGTTAGGGAAGAAAACTATTATGCTTGTTTACCCGAACAATGGGCACATATTGACTGAAAGTGATAGTAGAGAAGACTTTACCCATCGGTATGAATCATGGCTTGCTACTTATTTAAAAGATGCATCACCACCTGAATGGATTGCAAAAGGAATGCGATAA